One Alkalicoccus halolimnae DNA segment encodes these proteins:
- a CDS encoding putative polysaccharide biosynthesis protein, translating into MSDNQLIRGTMILTASIFISKMLGLIYIFPFTSIVGHEGLALYTYGYTPYTVLLSLATLGVPLAVSKFVSKYNALGDYHTGQRLLKSGLVIMSITGVFAFLVLFFSAEMIANQVLDPDSLEGNSVADAVFTIRMVSVALLVVPVMAIIRGFFQGNQSMGPTAVSQVVEQIIRIAFILVFTYVIIYVLDGELGTAVGFATFGAFAGAIGGLGVLLWYWRRRYAGIRAQVKESTVDHNIPLPAMYKELFRYAIPLSFVGLAIPLYQTVDLWTFNQAMRDAGFVQPVAETYYASFTQSTHKLILIPVSIATAMSLTILPTITSAFTNQDTERLQRTITQTYQIILFLTIPAAAGLMAVSEPMYAALFGLEEMTIGGEMLRTYAPVAVLFSVFAVTASLLQGINQQKFAVIALLAGILFKVVFNSLFIQLFGPQGGVFATTGGYLLSITINIWAIGKFADFNYQPIRRRLGKIVLYTLAMTAVVVYLAFGLEQLFPITSRWNAAIILGLSVGAGIIIYLNLTIRSGLAGKVLGHRFSALKK; encoded by the coding sequence ATGTCAGATAATCAGTTAATCCGTGGAACGATGATCTTAACCGCGAGTATTTTCATTTCGAAAATGCTCGGGTTAATTTATATCTTTCCATTTACGTCCATTGTCGGACACGAAGGTCTGGCACTCTATACATACGGCTATACACCTTATACCGTGCTTTTAAGCCTTGCTACGCTTGGAGTGCCGCTTGCCGTGTCAAAATTCGTATCAAAATATAATGCCCTTGGTGATTATCATACGGGGCAGAGGCTCCTGAAATCAGGACTTGTCATTATGTCCATTACAGGGGTTTTTGCTTTTCTGGTCCTGTTTTTTTCCGCAGAGATGATCGCCAATCAGGTGCTTGACCCGGACAGCCTGGAAGGAAACAGCGTAGCAGATGCCGTATTCACCATCCGTATGGTCAGTGTAGCTCTTTTAGTAGTTCCGGTAATGGCAATAATCCGTGGTTTTTTCCAGGGAAACCAATCGATGGGACCGACAGCTGTGTCTCAGGTCGTCGAGCAGATTATACGTATCGCTTTTATTCTCGTATTTACGTACGTAATTATTTATGTACTTGACGGAGAACTTGGCACCGCAGTCGGGTTTGCGACATTTGGAGCGTTTGCCGGAGCAATCGGCGGACTTGGGGTGCTGCTCTGGTACTGGCGCCGCCGGTATGCAGGCATACGGGCGCAGGTAAAGGAAAGCACAGTAGATCATAATATTCCGCTCCCGGCAATGTATAAAGAACTCTTTCGCTATGCAATCCCGCTTTCGTTCGTAGGCCTCGCGATCCCGCTTTATCAGACAGTGGATCTCTGGACATTCAACCAGGCAATGAGGGATGCAGGATTTGTTCAGCCCGTTGCGGAAACGTATTATGCTTCCTTTACTCAGTCTACGCACAAGCTGATCCTGATTCCAGTCTCCATTGCGACAGCAATGTCGCTGACTATACTGCCTACGATTACGAGTGCTTTTACGAATCAGGATACAGAGAGACTGCAGCGGACGATCACCCAGACGTACCAGATCATTCTTTTTCTCACGATTCCTGCAGCTGCAGGACTGATGGCAGTATCGGAGCCGATGTATGCAGCGCTCTTCGGTCTGGAAGAAATGACAATCGGTGGAGAAATGCTCAGGACCTATGCGCCGGTTGCAGTACTGTTTTCTGTGTTTGCTGTTACTGCTTCTCTACTGCAGGGGATTAATCAGCAGAAATTTGCAGTCATTGCTCTTCTTGCAGGCATTTTATTTAAGGTCGTTTTTAACAGCTTGTTTATTCAGCTGTTTGGCCCCCAGGGTGGTGTTTTTGCCACGACAGGAGGCTATCTGCTGTCGATTACGATCAATATATGGGCGATTGGAAAGTTTGCTGATTTTAATTATCAGCCTATCCGCCGAAGACTCGGGAAAATTGTTCTTTACACGCTTGCGATGACTGCAGTCGTAGTTTATTTAGCTTTCGGTCTTGAGCAGCTGTTTCCGATTACATCGAGGTGGAACGCAGCTATTATACTCGGGCTTTCTGTTGGTGCCGGCATAATTATTTATTTAAATTTGACCATTCGTTCCGGTCTGGCAGGCAAAGTACTCGGCCACCGTTTCTCAGCGCTGAAAAAATAG
- a CDS encoding winged helix-turn-helix transcriptional regulator, translating to MEQLAMCPKFESAFQLLGKRWNGLIIRVLLYGPVRFRDISANIPNMSDKMLVDRLKQLEDIGVVKRNVYPETPVRIEYELTDKGRALEPALDEIQAWAEAWVEGPTPQTAEK from the coding sequence ATGGAACAATTAGCCATGTGCCCTAAGTTTGAGTCCGCCTTTCAGCTGCTCGGCAAACGCTGGAACGGTTTGATTATACGTGTTCTATTATACGGCCCCGTCCGATTCCGGGACATTTCGGCAAATATTCCCAATATGAGTGACAAAATGCTTGTAGACCGCTTAAAACAACTCGAGGATATCGGCGTAGTTAAACGAAATGTCTACCCTGAGACACCCGTACGGATTGAGTATGAACTGACAGACAAAGGGCGCGCGCTGGAACCTGCACTTGATGAGATTCAAGCCTGGGCTGAAGCCTGGGTGGAAGGTCCAACTCCGCAGACAGCTGAAAAATAA
- a CDS encoding secondary thiamine-phosphate synthase enzyme YjbQ: MIYKLPVTTKHRDEMIDITNQVSAQIRESGIKQGVVYIYCAHTTAGITINENADPDVKTDMLMRWDEVYPWEHEQYRHMEGNTASHLKASTVGASQAVIIENGRMILGTWQGIYFCEFDGPRSRNVYIKIIEG, from the coding sequence ATGATTTACAAACTCCCGGTTACGACAAAGCACCGAGATGAAATGATTGATATAACGAACCAGGTTTCTGCTCAAATTAGAGAATCAGGTATTAAACAGGGTGTTGTTTACATTTACTGCGCACATACTACGGCAGGAATAACAATCAATGAAAATGCCGATCCAGACGTGAAAACGGACATGCTGATGCGCTGGGATGAGGTTTATCCGTGGGAGCATGAGCAGTACCGCCATATGGAAGGAAATACAGCTTCTCACTTAAAGGCGAGTACCGTGGGTGCTTCTCAGGCTGTGATTATTGAAAATGGACGGATGATCCTTGGAACGTGGCAGGGAATTTATTTCTGTGAATTTGACGGTCCCCGCTCGAGAAACGTCTACATCAAGATCATTGAAGGATAA
- the wrbA gene encoding NAD(P)H:quinone oxidoreductase yields MTKVLVPYYSTFGHIYSMMKAAAEGAAEVDGVEVKLVRVEEFDAVKQAMSEQDAYIQAQEAQKDVPVATHDDLLWADGIVWGIPTRYGNMPAQMKQFFDSAGSLWMNGELEGKVTGIVTSTGSIHGGQETTAITSLIPLLHFGMIYVGLPYGENQEQLTTDGIGGSPYAASTVAGPDGSSQPDERDFTMAKRLGKRIALTAQKLHG; encoded by the coding sequence GTGACAAAAGTCTTAGTCCCTTATTACAGCACTTTCGGCCACATTTATTCTATGATGAAAGCAGCCGCTGAAGGCGCGGCTGAAGTTGATGGAGTGGAAGTGAAACTTGTCCGTGTAGAAGAATTCGACGCAGTGAAACAGGCTATGTCAGAACAGGATGCATATATTCAGGCTCAGGAGGCACAAAAAGATGTCCCTGTCGCGACTCATGATGATCTGCTTTGGGCGGACGGCATTGTATGGGGAATACCGACGCGTTATGGGAATATGCCTGCTCAAATGAAGCAGTTTTTTGATTCTGCAGGAAGTCTCTGGATGAACGGAGAACTCGAAGGGAAAGTAACCGGGATCGTCACAAGTACCGGCTCCATTCATGGCGGCCAGGAAACAACAGCGATTACCTCTCTCATTCCACTGCTTCATTTCGGCATGATATACGTCGGTCTGCCTTACGGGGAAAATCAGGAACAGCTGACTACAGATGGAATCGGAGGATCCCCTTATGCCGCTTCAACAGTAGCCGGTCCGGACGGAAGCTCTCAGCCGGATGAACGCGACTTTACAATGGCAAAGCGCTTAGGAAAGCGGATTGCCTTAACCGCTCAAAAACTGCACGGATAA
- the proC gene encoding pyrroline-5-carboxylate reductase — protein MEKANILFIGAGRMAEAIVSGIAKSDRSYFNTITMANRSNKEKLMHLKDTYGIQMTTDWMKAVQKHDIIVLATPPKTHDELLHMLTPHISGQLVITVAAGIDPQYMEMRLPEETPVCWIMPNTAAQVGMSMSTYTCGQFVESRHRPFIQALLDAIGPAEELTAGQVHDLTAVTGSAPAFIYYTVKALEEAAEAYDISGIQARKLVVQMLKGSVAMLEEGHDPQELMEQVATPGGSTAEGLRVLETYGVDRILKQAVEAVNDHARTNGKESG, from the coding sequence ATGGAAAAAGCAAATATTCTGTTTATTGGTGCAGGAAGAATGGCTGAAGCGATTGTTTCCGGTATTGCAAAGTCCGACCGCAGTTACTTTAATACTATTACTATGGCCAACAGATCCAATAAAGAGAAATTAATGCACTTAAAAGATACTTACGGCATTCAGATGACGACAGATTGGATGAAGGCGGTTCAGAAGCATGATATTATTGTTCTCGCTACTCCGCCGAAAACTCATGATGAACTGCTTCATATGCTGACGCCGCACATTTCCGGGCAGCTCGTTATAACTGTTGCAGCAGGAATTGATCCACAGTATATGGAAATGAGACTTCCTGAAGAAACTCCGGTCTGCTGGATCATGCCGAATACGGCAGCCCAGGTTGGTATGTCGATGTCGACCTATACATGTGGACAGTTCGTGGAAAGCAGACACCGTCCGTTTATTCAGGCGCTTTTAGATGCAATCGGTCCTGCGGAGGAACTGACTGCCGGGCAGGTGCATGACTTAACGGCTGTAACGGGAAGCGCTCCGGCCTTTATTTATTACACGGTAAAAGCTCTGGAAGAAGCTGCGGAAGCCTATGATATATCCGGAATTCAGGCCCGAAAGCTCGTTGTGCAGATGCTGAAAGGGTCCGTAGCGATGCTTGAAGAGGGGCATGACCCGCAAGAACTTATGGAGCAGGTGGCAACTCCCGGTGGCTCAACTGCCGAAGGGCTTCGTGTACTGGAAACCTATGGAGTGGACCGCATCCTGAAACAGGCAGTGGAGGCAGTGAACGACCATGCAAGAACAAACGGAAAGGAGAGCGGGTAA